A single genomic interval of Pseudorasbora parva isolate DD20220531a chromosome 21, ASM2467924v1, whole genome shotgun sequence harbors:
- the sox9a gene encoding transcription factor SOX-9a, translating into MNLLDPYLKMTDEQEKCLSDAPSPSMSEDSAGSPCPSASGSDTENTRPAENSLMAPDGTLGDFKKDEDDKFPVCIREAVSQVLKGYDWTLVPMPVRVNGSSKNKPHVKRPMNAFMVWAQAARRKLADQYPHLHNAELSKTLGKLWRLLNEGEKRPFVEEAERLRVQHKKDHPDYKYQPRRRKSVKNGQSESEDGSEQTHISPNAIFKALQQADSPASSMGEVHSPSEHSGQSQGPPTPPTTPKTDVQPGKADLKREARPLQESTGRPLNIDFRDVDIGELSSDVIETFDVNEFDQYLPPNGYAGGYGAWMGKNAVPQTGQLTPLGTGEPDQPRTTHIKTEQLSPSHYNEQQGSPQHASYGSFNVQHLQHYSTSFPSITRAQYDYSDHQGGANSYYTHAGGQSSGLYSTFSYMSSSQRPMYTPIADSTGVPSIPQSNHSPQHWDQQPVYTQLSRP; encoded by the exons ATGAATCTACTAGACCCCTACCTGAAAATGACAGATGAGCAAGAGAAGTGTCTGTCTGACGCCCCCAGTCCGAGCATGTCTGAGGACTCCGCGGGCTCCCCGTGCCCGTCCGCCTCGGGCTCCGACACGGAGAATACCCGCCCGGCCGAGAACAGCCTCATGGCTCCAGACGGGACGCTCGGCGACTTCAAGAAGGACGAAGACGACAAGTTCCCGGTGTGCATCCGAGAGGCGGTGTCTCAGGTGCTGAAGGGCTACGACTGGACGCTCGTGCCCATGCCTGTCCGCGTGAACGGTTCGAGCAAAAACAAGCCGCACGTGAAGAGACCGATGAACGCGTTTATGGTGTGGGCGCAGGCGGCGCGCAGGAAGCTCGCGGATCAATACCCGCACCTCCACAACGCCGAGCTCAGCAAAACTCTGGGCAAACTTTGGAG ATTACTGAACGAGGGGGAAAAGCGTCCCTTCGTGGAGGAGGCTGAGCGCCTCAGGGTTCAGCACAAGAAAGATCACCCCGACTACAAGTATCAGCCTCGGAGGAGGAAGTCGGTGAAGAACGGGCAGAGCGAGTCGGAGGACGGGAGCGAGCAGACGCACATCTCGCCGAACGCGATCTTCAAAGCGCTCCAGCAAGCCGACTCGCCCGCCTCCAGCATGGGAGAAGTGCACTCGCCCAGCGAGCACTCAG GCCAGTCCCAAGGGCCGCCCACTCCTCCCACCACCCCAAAAACTGACGTGCAGCCAGGCAAAGCCGATCTGAAGCGGGAGGCCCGTCCGCTTCAGGAAAGCACGGGACGTCCGCTCAACATCGACTTCCGCGACGTGGACATCGGCGAGCTCAGCAGCGACGTCATCGAGACATTCGACGTTAACGAGTTTGACCAATATCTGCCACCGAATGGTTACGCGGGCGGCTACGGGGCTTGGATGGGGAAGAACGCCGTCCCTCAGACCGGCCAGCTGACCCCGCTCGGCACCGGAGAACCGGATCAGCCGAGAACGACACACATTAAAACCGAGCAGCTCAGCCCCAGCCACTACAACGAGCAGCAGGGTTCGCCTCAGCACGCCAGCTACGGGTCATTCAACGTACAGCACCTGCAGCACTACAGCACTTCATTCCCATCCATCACCCGGGCGCAGTACGACTACTCTGACCACCAGGGCGGCGCCAACTCCTATTACACCCACGCCGGGGGTCAGAGCTCCGGCTTATACTCCACCTTCAGCTACATGAGCTCCAGCCAGAGGCCCATGTACACGCCCATCGCTGACTCTACAGGGGTTCCTTCCATCCCTCAGTCCAACCACAGTCCTCAGCATTGGGACCAGCAGCCGGTCTACACACAGCTGTCAAGACCCTGA